A stretch of DNA from Trueperaceae bacterium:
ATCGATCACAAGCGCCTCGGCCTGCTCTACATCTGCACGGCGTTCATGTTCATGATCTTCGCCGCCGTGGAAGCCGGCCTGATCCGGTTGCAGCTCCTGTCGCCGACGATGAACATCGTCAACCCCGACCACTTCAACCAGCTCTTCACCATGCACGGCGTCACGATGGTGTTCCTCGCCATCATGCCGCTCGGCATCGGTCTGGCCAACTACTTCGTGCCGCTCCAGATAGGCGCGCGCGACCTCGCGTTCCCCCGCCTGAACGCGTTCGGTTACTGGATCTACGCGCTCGGCGGCCTCATGATCTACACGTCGTGGTTCCTGGGCGGCGCCCCTGACGTCGGTTGGTTCGCCTACGCGCCCCTCACGTCGCTGTCGCACAACCCCGGCCTCGGCGTCGACTTCTACATGTTCGGCCTGTTCATCAGCGGCATCGGCACCACCGGCACCGCCATGAACCTCATCGTGACGATCATCAACATGCGCGCGCCCGGCATGACGATGATGCGCGTGCCCGTGTTCACGTGGATGATCCTCATCATGTCGTTCATGATCATCTACGCCTTCCCGCCGCTCACCATCGCGTTCATCGAGGTCATCCTCGACCGCACCTTCGGCACGCTCTTCTTCGTGCAGGAGGCCGGGGCGCTGCCCATCTTGTGGCAGCACCTCTTCTGGATCTTCGGGCACCCCGAGGTGTACATCATCATCCTGCCGGCCTTCGGGGTCATCAGCGAGATCATCCCGACGTTCTCGCGCAAGTCGCTCTTCGGCTACCCGGTGATGATCCTCTCCGGCATCCTCATCGGCTTCATGGGCGCGGCCGTGTGGACGCACCACATGTTCACGACCGGCCTCGGCCCCGTCGTCAACACCGCGTTCTCACTCACGTCCTTCGTGATCGGCATACCGACGGGCATCAAGATCTTCAACTGGCTCGGCACGATGTGGGGCGGCAGTATCCGGTTCACCACACCGATCATCTACGCGATCGCCTTCCTCATCACGTTCACGCTTGGCGGCATCACGGGCATCATGCTCGCCATGCCGACCTTCGACGCCCAGGTGCATGACACCTACTTCGTCGTGGCGCACTTCCACTACGTGATGGGCGGTGGCGCCCTTCTCTCATACCTCGGGGCGCTGTACTACTGGTTCCCCAAGATGACGGGCAGGATGATGTCCGAGCGCCTCGGCAAGATCGCGGCCTTCATCACCGTGATCGGCTTCCACGGCATCTTCTTCCCGCAGCACATCGCGGGGCTCCTCGGCATGCCGCGCCGCATCCAGACGTACCCGGCCGGCATCGGCCTCGAGCTGTGGAACGCTCTCTCCACCGTCGGCAGTTGGCTCATGGGTATCGGCCTGGTCCTCATCGCCATCAACGTCATCCACGGGCTCACGCGCGGCAAGCGCGTAGGCGACGACCCCTGGGACGCCCGCACGCTCGAGTGGGAGACCTCCTCTCCCCCGCCCTACTACGACTTCAAGGTGCAGCCCGTCGTGAACTCCCTCGACCCGCTGTGGGCCAGGAAGCACCCCGAGGCCATGCACGTCACGCCACCGGCGCCTGACGCCGGAGCGAAGTACGACGCGGGCGGCATCCACATCCCGGGCCAGTCCTGGTACCCGTTCCTCGCGAGCGCCGCCATCATGTTCGGCTGCTACGCCCTCATGTACGACAACTTCATCCTCGCCATCGTCTGCGGCCTGTTCTTCATCTTCACGATCTTCGGGTGGGCTTTCGAGGGCGTAGGCGGCCACCACGTGCACTTCGACGGTGCCAAGGAGAACGCATGAGCGCCGAAGCCTCAAGCCACGCCGCCTCCGGGGCGAGCGCCCATCCGGCGCCTTACCGTTCCTCCAAACTGCCGGACGTCAAGCTGCTCATGTGGGTGTTCCTGGCGTCCGACACCATGTTCTTCGGGTCGCTCATCGGCACGTACCTCGCCTACCGTGAGCGCAGCCTCGTCGGGCCCTTCCCGCAGGACCTGTTCGACATCCCGCTGACCACCGTCAGCACGTTCGTGCTCCTCATGTCGAGCTTCCTGATGGTCCTGAGCCTGCACGCGCTGCGCCAGAACGACATCGGGAAGTTCCGCCTCTGGACCGCGGGCGTCGCCTTCTTCGGCGCCATCTTCCTCGGCTTCCAGGTCTTCGAGTTCACCCACTTCGCGCACGCCGGCCTAAGCATCCACCAGAACCTCTTCGGC
This window harbors:
- a CDS encoding cytochrome c oxidase subunit 3, with the translated sequence MSAEASSHAASGASAHPAPYRSSKLPDVKLLMWVFLASDTMFFGSLIGTYLAYRERSLVGPFPQDLFDIPLTTVSTFVLLMSSFLMVLSLHALRQNDIGKFRLWTAGVAFFGAIFLGFQVFEFTHFAHAGLSIHQNLFGTTFFILTGTHGVHVTVGVIWLVSLLVTSYIRPMKAKDAVYLEIAGLYWHFVDIVWIVIFTVVYLVEFV
- the ctaD gene encoding cytochrome c oxidase subunit I, with protein sequence MATAPTVTSPTRGKIFNRPTWTTGVGSWLTTIDHKRLGLLYICTAFMFMIFAAVEAGLIRLQLLSPTMNIVNPDHFNQLFTMHGVTMVFLAIMPLGIGLANYFVPLQIGARDLAFPRLNAFGYWIYALGGLMIYTSWFLGGAPDVGWFAYAPLTSLSHNPGLGVDFYMFGLFISGIGTTGTAMNLIVTIINMRAPGMTMMRVPVFTWMILIMSFMIIYAFPPLTIAFIEVILDRTFGTLFFVQEAGALPILWQHLFWIFGHPEVYIIILPAFGVISEIIPTFSRKSLFGYPVMILSGILIGFMGAAVWTHHMFTTGLGPVVNTAFSLTSFVIGIPTGIKIFNWLGTMWGGSIRFTTPIIYAIAFLITFTLGGITGIMLAMPTFDAQVHDTYFVVAHFHYVMGGGALLSYLGALYYWFPKMTGRMMSERLGKIAAFITVIGFHGIFFPQHIAGLLGMPRRIQTYPAGIGLELWNALSTVGSWLMGIGLVLIAINVIHGLTRGKRVGDDPWDARTLEWETSSPPPYYDFKVQPVVNSLDPLWARKHPEAMHVTPPAPDAGAKYDAGGIHIPGQSWYPFLASAAIMFGCYALMYDNFILAIVCGLFFIFTIFGWAFEGVGGHHVHFDGAKENA